Within the Anaerotignum faecicola genome, the region ATTTCTGAAGGAAATTGAAATTTCGTATCTGGTTCCAAGGGAATGATTCCCTTGGCAGGGGAATTGGGGACAGCGTCCCCAAGGTTTTAAGCTTAGCAGATTACATTCTGGGGCTTGCCATCCTCCCATTTCAGGATGTTTTCGCTCACAATCTGTGCTCTGGTAAACAGCGCTTCATGAGACGCGAATGCAACGTGAGGGGTTACCACAGTGTGCTTGCTGTGCAGCAGAGGATGCTCCGCAGGAACGGGAGGTTCCATTTCAAATACATCAATGCCTGCGCCTGCAATCCTTTCTTCATTCAAAGCCTTTGCCAGTGCTTCGCTGTCCACAACAGGGCCGCGCGCAGTATTCAGCAGGATTGCGTTTTTCTTCATCAGCGCGATTTCCTTTTCACCAATCAGACCCTTTGTTTTATCATTCAAAGGCACATGCAGGGAAACGATATCGCTCACCTTCAGCACCTCCTCCAGAGACAGATATTCGATGCCTGCACCCTGCATCTCAGGCTTTACGGTTCTGCTGTACGCAACAACCTTGCAGCCGAAAGCCTGTGCAATTTTTGCAACCTTGCTGCCGATGGCACCTGTGCCGACAACACCGAAGGTTTTACCGAACAGCTCGCCGCCAACCAGACCTGCCTTTGTGCCTTCCTTACGGCAAACCGCATCACACGCAGGGATATTTCTCAAAACGGAGATTGCCAGACCGAATGCCAATTCTGCAACGGCATTTGTGGAATAGCCTGCCGCATTGCAGACGCAGATGCCTTTTTCCTTGCAGAAATCCACGTCAATATGGTCTACACCTGTGAATGCAACGGAAAGCAGCTTCAGATTCTTGCATTTTTCGATAACATTTTTACGGAAGGGCTGATTTGCGATGATAATGATATCGGCATCCTTGCCGCGTTCTGCCAGCTTATCCTGATCCTCCTCCTTTGTGTCATACGCCACAATTTCATGACCTCTTGCCTTCACTGCCGCGGTTGCTTCTGCCAGCTTTTCGGGTGTGATACCCAAGGGTTCGATAATAACGATTTTCATTGGAACAAGCCTCCTTATTGGGTGTGTTTTTTTATAGTAACTGCAATAAATTTCACTGTATAATGGTATGATAACGCAGTTTTTTCAAAAAAACAATAGCACTTGTGGAAAAAACATAAAAAGTTTATACTATAGGAAAAATTCATGGAAAGGAAGCGAAAAAATGCGTATTTTGTTTTTAGAATACCCCAAATGCAGCACCTGCAAAAAGGCGAAGGCATGGCTTACGGAAAACGGCGTTGCCTTTGATGACAGACACATCGTAGAGGACAACCCTACAGCCGAGGAATTAAAGGCATGGTGGGAGAAAAGCGGACTGCCGCTCAAAAAATTTTTCAATACAAGCGGTCTGGTTTATAAGGAGCAGAACCTCAAGGAAAGGCTGCCCGATATGAGTGAGGAGGAACAGCTTGCCCTGCTGGCAACAAACGGGATGCTGGTAAAACGCCCACTGGTGATTGGGGAGGATTTTGTACTGATTGGATTCAAAGAGGCGGAATGGGAACGGCTGAAATAAGTTTCCGCTTGACATGGATTTTCTAAAATCGTATACTAATAAATAAGAAAAGGATTGTCGCTCGTGAGAAGGCGGTCAGTCCTAAGTTAGGTGTTTGACCGTCTAACTTTTGTTAGGCGGTCGTTTTATTTATCGCCCTGTTTTACACAGGGCGATAATCGCTACGATAAGTATTCCAAACTGGATCAAATCCGAGTATGTAACATAATTCATAGCATCACCCCCTTTGCAGAGAGTGACTGAACCGCCAGAGCAACAATCCTCTGTCCCTATTCTACATAAAATTTCCTATTTCGGCAAGGGGCATCAATCCTCCGCCGCTGTAATCTGCACAAGCTGACCGCCCTTAGGGTCGGCGGCAATCTGCCAGATCTGTCCATCCTTTTTCGCTTGAAAAACGTAGTATTTCTTCTCGTTATTTTCATCCAAATCAAGCCAACGGCCATACATCCATGTATTATATTCCACATCCGTAAAACCTTCCGCCGCAATCTTCTTTTCCACGGCGGGCAGGGTTGTCAGCCCCATCAGCTTTACGCCGACAAAGGTGCCGACCAGAACCATGACCGTCATCAGGATAAACATGCAGGCAAGCAGGCAATTTTCATCGCAATCCGCTTTCCGTTTTTTGAGAATCCAAAAAATCGGAATGTAAGCACACAAAAGCTGTACCGCCGCCAGTCGAAATTCCTCCAAAAAGATTGCTCCACCAATTACCAGAACAATGAAAATACCAATAAGAGCCATCTCGAATTTCTTCCGTTTTTCCGATGACGTTGCCCATGTTTCCCCTGTTGTACTTCGCACAAAAAGCCCGATGGCCACGCCGATAAAGCTACAGCCATAGGCAGCCGCGCCTGTCCGCACCACATCCCCGTAAAGCTTATCCTGCACGAGCCAAAGCACCGCGCACATCGCAATGACGCAGACAATGGCAACACTCATCAGCCGAGATTGCTTCTGCTCCTGTTTCGCTACGGTTTCTTCCCATTGTGTCAGTTTTCGTAAACCCATACGCTCTCCCTCCGTTTCGCCTCGTTCTCATTCTTCCGCAAAATACTACAGTAAGCCCTCCTTCTGCAAAAATGCCTTCAGCTCCAGTAAATCCGCATCATACACCGCCTGCAACGCGCGGTTATAAATGACCGCCGCAGGGTGATAAAGAGCAAACAGGATACGTCCGTCCGCCAGCGCGACAGGTCTGCCATGATAGTCCCCGATGACGGCTTTTTTCTCCCCTGTGACCGCCTTGAGGGGGACATTTCCCAGTGTAACAAGCACCTTCGGCGCAATCGTTTGGATTTCCGCCTGCAAAAAGGGCAGGAAAAACACAATCTCCTCCGCAGAGGGGGGACGATTCACCGCCTTGCCCGTTTTGGGGCTTTCCTTTGTTGGGCGCAGCTTGACTACGTTGGAAATATAAATCTCCTCTCGTTTCAGACCGACCACCTCCAGAAAGGCGGAAAGGTTCTTCCCTGCCTTGCCGACGAAGGGGCGGCCCTGCTTTTCCTCATCACCGCCGGGGGCTTCGCCAATCATCATCAGCAGAGGGGCTTCGGCACCCTCACCAAAGACGATGGTCTTTTCCCGATAGGGCGAGGTCTGCACAGCTGTCAGCAGGTTTTCCTGCAATTTTGTGATATGGTTCATAAAATTTCTCCTTTTTTCCACAGTTCAGATGGGTTATCCACAGGATGTAGGGGTTATCCACAATATTTTTGGGGATAACTGATTCTGTAAACCCAAGATATAGTGTCTGTTTTTTCTTTTTCACGCAAAACTAACCGAAAATTCCTTGATTTTACGGCAAATCATAATATTCATCTTGTATTGCATAATTTTTCTGGGGATAAATACCCCCTTATCCACAGCTTTTTTGGGGATAACTCCACAGGTTATCCATAGCTTGTCCACAGCTTTGCTCATTTTTTGCGCAGAAGCAGGGAAAACACTGCAATGCCGCCCAGAAAACCGCCGATATGCGCGAAGTTATCCACGCCCTCCTGCAAAAAGCCGAACCCAATCGCCGTTGCCGCCAGAAGAAGCATGGTGGAATAATTCATACCCGTATACCGTGCGCCGCGCTTTTTGGTGAGCAGGAGCATTGCGCCAAGCAGACCATAGATTGCCCCCGATGCGCCGATGGAAACGCCTGCATTGCCACTGAACAGCACGCTGAACACGCCGCCGCAAAGCCCCGAAACCAGATACAGCACCAGAAATTTTCCCGTACCCAGAAGGCGTTCCGCCCGCACGCCAAAATAATACAAATAAATGCTGTTGGATGCCAGATGGAGCAGTCCTGCATGGAGGAACATACAAGTAAAAAAGCGGTAATATTCGCCTGCGAGAATCCCCTCTCGGCTCAAACCATAGGCGGAAAGAATTTCCTCTCTCTGCCCCGAAAGCATGCACCACGCCAGAAGCGCCGCACAGATGACGAAAATCACTGCCGTTGCAACAGGCGTTTTCTGCTCCTTCGTATCCCTGAGAACGAGAACCTCCGGCTCCCTGCCTGCCGCCGCCGCGCGCAGAAGCTTCTCCACACCAAGAAGCTGTGTCGGCTGTCCCTGTGCGGCGGAAAGCCTGCCCGTTTCGGGCGAAAAATGCCAAAAAACACGATAAAGCCTGTTATCATAGGCCTGAAATGCAGTTTCCACAGAATCCACAGGCAAAGTCCCTTCCTGGTTATCCACAAGGACGCTCAGCGCGACCACCCTTGTGCAATGAAATTCCTCGACACTGCCTTCCATTTTTCCCGCAAAATCGGCAAAGGTCATGTTTTCCTCGCGCCAGCCTTCCTCTGCCCCATCCAGCAGGCAGATGAGATACAGAACAGGGTTTTCCTCCTGCCAGTACCAGTTCTTTTTATTTTCTACCCTGCAAAAGCCCTTATGCTCCAGCTGCATTTGCAGGTGATTCCAAAATTCCACGGAGTTCTCTCCTCCTTTTGCTTGTTTTCCCCTATTTTATCATAAGAAGCACCTGCGTTTGTGAACAAAATTTAAAAATAGACGACAAAACAAAAAAACCTGCCGGGCGACAGGTTTATTCAGGTGTTACTCACAAGCTTTTTTCAGTTATCCACAAAGTTATCCACATTTTCAACAGATTTCTCCACAATGCCCTTCCGCTTCTACAAGAAAAAACTCAGCAGAAAAATACCTGCCACGCCGGGCAGCCCCAGAAATGCGGAAACCGCAAGCGTTGCGGCATTGATACCCACCGCCGCGCCAAGGCTTTTGCCCAGAAAGAGCAAAAACGCGCCCAAAACGGCAGAAATACCGCATTTGCACAGCATCCGCAGAGGTCTTGCCAGCGCAAGAAGTGCAAGCGCAAACAGACAAACAAAAATTGCACAGAACATGATTGCTTCCCCCGGTGTGTAATTCGCCATAAAGCCTTCCCCCTTTTAAATTGCCCTTCTCTGCACCCCGTTCGTCAGCCCCATTTTCTTCGCCGCCCTAAGAAAATATTCATATTTCTTCTGCAAGGCAATGATTTCGTAAATATAGCTGTCGATGAGGCTCTCATCCGTCACATCCTCGAACGCACTTTGGGCACATTCCAGCTGTAATTGAATCCGCCGCAGGGTGGAAAGGATTTCCTCTCCTTCCAATTTAAGCCGTTCTCTTTGCATGGAAAAACCCTCCTTTTCCCTTTTAATATAGGCGAAAAAGGGGGTTTTTATTCCAAAAAATAATGGTGCCGACAAAGTCGGCACCGCAGACTGTAGACAAAGTAATTTTTGAGGTAGCGGAAGGGCTTGGGAAACAAACTGTTCATTACTTTGCTACGCAAAGCAGGCTTCGCCTGCCGCCCCTTCTTGGGCGGTAAGTAGTTTCCCAAATGGAATCCGCAGTCGGAATTCACTTCCGACGAGGAAAACAGCGAGTTTCAAGGCTTTTAAGCTGATGGAACTCGTCTGTTTATTCCTCTGTTTCAACAAGTCGAAAACCTGTTTTCGACTTAGGGTGCCGACAAAGTCGGCACCGAAGTCAGAATCAGGATTCGTGCATTTGCAGCCGGTTCAGCTCCTCTGCGGTCAGCTCTCTGCATTCCCCCTCGGGCAAATCCACAGGCAGATAGAGATTTCCCATCGCCAAACGGTGCAGGGAAACCACCTTTGCGCCGAAGCAGCCGAACATCCGCTTAATCTGGTGATAGCGACCCTCCTGCAGGGTTACCTCGGCGGTTTTTTCGCCAAGAATGACAAGCTTTGCCGCCTTGCAGACACCATCATTGAGTGCCACGCCTGCCGCAAAGCCCTCCTGCATTTCCTTTGTAACGGGAATATCCAGCTCCACACGGTAAACCTTTTGGACATGCTTTCGGGGAGAAAGGATATTGTGCGCAAGAACGCCGTCATCCGTCAGAATCATCAGCCCCGTGGTGTCCTTATCCAATCTGCCGGCAGGGAAAAGCTCTCTGCCCTTATATGCCTGTGGCACAAGCGCGAGAACGGTCGGCTGTGTTTTATCCTCGGTTGCGGAAACATAGCCCTGCGGCTTATGCAGCATGAGGTAAACCTGCTTTTTGAAAATGAGCGGCTTGCCGTCAATGGTAATGACGCTTGCTTCGGGGTCTGCCTTCCGAGAGGAGGAGGTCACAGCCTCCCCATCTACAGCAACCCGCTTATGCTTCACCAGATATTTCACATCACTGCGGGAATAAAGCCCCTGTGATGCTATGATTTTATCAATTCTTTCCATGCCGTTTCTCCTTTATTCCGCTTTTATTCCGCTAAAAACGCCTGCAAGGCAGGAAACGCCTTTTCCGCCTGTGTATAACCATGCCGATAGAAATTACTCAGCTTCTGATAATCCTTCTCCAAACGCTTGACCTCAGGCTGCTCAGGGCGGATGACAAAGACCCTGCCTGCCGCTTCCATCTCGTGAATGAAATCAAGCGTCGCATTATATCGTTCGGGGCGATTGCGCATTGCCGCCGCAAAGGCAGGATATTTCTTTTCATTGCGCTTCGCCAGAAATTTTGTTCCCTTGGAAAGCTGCATCCGAAATTCCCTTCTTCTGGTTTCCACAATGACCACCTTATCACAGCCCCTTGCGAAGGCACGGCGGACAGAAATGGAATCCGCAACACCGCCATCTGCGTAGGGAATCCCATTGATGACAACGGCAGGCGTTGCACCGGGCAGGGCGGAGGATGCCATGCCGATATTCATCAGATAGCGGCGGTCTGTGCCGTAATCCGTCAGATATTCCGCCTGTCCCGTCAGGCAGTTTGTGGCGGTATATTCCCGTTCTATGGGGTTTCTGAAATACGCATCGAAATCAAAGAGATTATATTCTGTGGGCACCCTCCAGTAGATATTTTCCATATCGAACAGATGCCCTGTCCGAATGATATTTTTCAAGCCAAAATAGGCATATCGCTTATCCTTTGTGATCGTGGTATCACGGGAGCGCCCATGCTGTCCCGAAATAAAATTCATGGCATTGCCTGCGCCGGCGGAGGTGCCGATGACATACCGAAACGCCTTTCCCAAATCCTGTTCCATAAAATAATCCAAAACACCGGAGGTAAATACGCCGCGGTTTGCGCCTCCCTCCAGAACCAAGCCGATTTTCATAAGACCCTCTGCTC harbors:
- a CDS encoding patatin-like phospholipase family protein, encoding MKIGLVLEGGANRGVFTSGVLDYFMEQDLGKAFRYVIGTSAGAGNAMNFISGQHGRSRDTTITKDKRYAYFGLKNIIRTGHLFDMENIYWRVPTEYNLFDFDAYFRNPIEREYTATNCLTGQAEYLTDYGTDRRYLMNIGMASSALPGATPAVVINGIPYADGGVADSISVRRAFARGCDKVVIVETRRREFRMQLSKGTKFLAKRNEKKYPAFAAAMRNRPERYNATLDFIHEMEAAGRVFVIRPEQPEVKRLEKDYQKLSNFYRHGYTQAEKAFPALQAFLAE
- a CDS encoding pseudouridine synthase, with protein sequence MERIDKIIASQGLYSRSDVKYLVKHKRVAVDGEAVTSSSRKADPEASVITIDGKPLIFKKQVYLMLHKPQGYVSATEDKTQPTVLALVPQAYKGRELFPAGRLDKDTTGLMILTDDGVLAHNILSPRKHVQKVYRVELDIPVTKEMQEGFAAGVALNDGVCKAAKLVILGEKTAEVTLQEGRYHQIKRMFGCFGAKVVSLHRLAMGNLYLPVDLPEGECRELTAEELNRLQMHES
- a CDS encoding arsenate reductase family protein; this encodes MRILFLEYPKCSTCKKAKAWLTENGVAFDDRHIVEDNPTAEELKAWWEKSGLPLKKFFNTSGLVYKEQNLKERLPDMSEEEQLALLATNGMLVKRPLVIGEDFVLIGFKEAEWERLK
- a CDS encoding 2-hydroxyacid dehydrogenase, which codes for MKIVIIEPLGITPEKLAEATAAVKARGHEIVAYDTKEEDQDKLAERGKDADIIIIANQPFRKNVIEKCKNLKLLSVAFTGVDHIDVDFCKEKGICVCNAAGYSTNAVAELAFGLAISVLRNIPACDAVCRKEGTKAGLVGGELFGKTFGVVGTGAIGSKVAKIAQAFGCKVVAYSRTVKPEMQGAGIEYLSLEEVLKVSDIVSLHVPLNDKTKGLIGEKEIALMKKNAILLNTARGPVVDSEALAKALNEERIAGAGIDVFEMEPPVPAEHPLLHSKHTVVTPHVAFASHEALFTRAQIVSENILKWEDGKPQNVIC
- a CDS encoding rhomboid family intramembrane serine protease, with protein sequence MEFWNHLQMQLEHKGFCRVENKKNWYWQEENPVLYLICLLDGAEEGWREENMTFADFAGKMEGSVEEFHCTRVVALSVLVDNQEGTLPVDSVETAFQAYDNRLYRVFWHFSPETGRLSAAQGQPTQLLGVEKLLRAAAAGREPEVLVLRDTKEQKTPVATAVIFVICAALLAWCMLSGQREEILSAYGLSREGILAGEYYRFFTCMFLHAGLLHLASNSIYLYYFGVRAERLLGTGKFLVLYLVSGLCGGVFSVLFSGNAGVSIGASGAIYGLLGAMLLLTKKRGARYTGMNYSTMLLLAATAIGFGFLQEGVDNFAHIGGFLGGIAVFSLLLRKK
- a CDS encoding DUF2508 family protein — encoded protein: MQRERLKLEGEEILSTLRRIQLQLECAQSAFEDVTDESLIDSYIYEIIALQKKYEYFLRAAKKMGLTNGVQRRAI
- a CDS encoding uracil-DNA glycosylase, whose product is MNHITKLQENLLTAVQTSPYREKTIVFGEGAEAPLLMMIGEAPGGDEEKQGRPFVGKAGKNLSAFLEVVGLKREEIYISNVVKLRPTKESPKTGKAVNRPPSAEEIVFFLPFLQAEIQTIAPKVLVTLGNVPLKAVTGEKKAVIGDYHGRPVALADGRILFALYHPAAVIYNRALQAVYDADLLELKAFLQKEGLL
- a CDS encoding pro-sigmaK processing inhibitor BofA family protein — translated: MANYTPGEAIMFCAIFVCLFALALLALARPLRMLCKCGISAVLGAFLLFLGKSLGAAVGINAATLAVSAFLGLPGVAGIFLLSFFL